In Patulibacter sp. SYSU D01012, a single window of DNA contains:
- a CDS encoding Tm-1-like ATP-binding domain-containing protein, with product MTPTVALLGTLDTKETEYAYLRDRLRAQGAEVLLIDVGVRAPRALVPDVPRTEVAAAGGADSAALEAGNDRGSAVAAMAAGAAVVLRRLYDEGRVQGALAAGGSGNTTIAAQAMRALPVGVPKLVVSTMAGGDVSHYVGGSDLAIMPAVTDVAGVNRVSARVLSNAAAALAGMVAAPAVEVPGDRPLVGATMFGVTTPAVDEARRLLEERGYEVLVFHATGTGGRALEALVQDGFLAGVLDLTTTELCDELVGGVLTAGPDRLRAAGAAGVPQVVSLGALDMVNFGPVATVPPAFRDRQLYEHNASVTLMRTTADECAALGREIAEKLSAAQGPTTVLIPRRGLSALDTDGQPFRDEAADEALFAALRDGLGDRVELVELDLHVNDPAFAAAAVDRLDAHVRAAGTTPTEGASA from the coding sequence ATGACCCCCACCGTCGCGCTGCTGGGAACCCTCGACACGAAGGAGACCGAGTACGCGTACCTGCGGGACCGGCTCCGCGCCCAGGGCGCGGAGGTGCTGCTGATCGACGTCGGCGTCCGCGCCCCGCGCGCGCTCGTCCCGGACGTGCCGCGCACCGAGGTCGCCGCGGCCGGCGGCGCCGACTCGGCCGCGCTCGAGGCGGGGAACGACCGCGGGTCCGCTGTCGCGGCGATGGCCGCCGGCGCCGCCGTCGTGCTGCGGCGCCTGTACGACGAGGGCCGGGTGCAGGGCGCCCTCGCCGCCGGCGGCTCGGGCAACACGACGATCGCCGCGCAGGCGATGCGAGCCCTGCCGGTGGGCGTGCCCAAGCTCGTCGTCTCCACGATGGCCGGCGGCGACGTGTCGCACTACGTCGGCGGCAGCGACCTGGCGATCATGCCGGCGGTCACCGACGTGGCGGGCGTCAACCGCGTGTCGGCCCGCGTGCTGTCCAACGCCGCCGCGGCGCTCGCCGGCATGGTGGCGGCGCCGGCGGTCGAGGTGCCCGGCGACCGGCCGCTCGTCGGGGCGACGATGTTCGGCGTCACCACCCCCGCGGTCGACGAGGCGCGGCGGCTGCTGGAGGAGCGCGGCTACGAGGTGCTCGTGTTCCACGCCACCGGCACCGGCGGGCGCGCGCTCGAGGCGCTCGTCCAGGACGGGTTCCTCGCCGGCGTGCTCGACCTGACGACCACCGAGCTGTGCGACGAGCTCGTCGGCGGCGTGCTGACCGCCGGGCCCGACCGCCTGCGCGCCGCCGGCGCCGCGGGCGTGCCCCAGGTCGTCTCGCTCGGCGCGCTCGACATGGTCAACTTCGGTCCCGTCGCCACCGTGCCGCCGGCGTTCCGCGACCGGCAGCTGTACGAGCACAACGCGTCGGTCACGCTCATGCGCACGACCGCGGACGAGTGCGCCGCGCTGGGGCGCGAGATCGCGGAGAAGCTGTCGGCCGCGCAGGGGCCGACGACCGTCCTGATCCCCCGCCGCGGCCTGTCCGCGCTCGACACGGACGGTCAGCCGTTCCGCGACGAGGCCGCCGACGAGGCGCTCTTCGCCGCGCTGCGGGACGGCCTGGGCGACCGCGTCGAGCTCGTCGAGCTCGACCTGCACGTCAACGATCCGGCGTTCGCCGCGGCGGCCGTCGACCGGCTCGACGCGCACGTGCGCGCGGCGGGCACCACCCCCACGGAAGGAGCATCGGCATGA
- a CDS encoding universal stress protein produces the protein MILVSYDGSDDARAAIAHVGRTMPGAEVTVLTVWEPFMSQMARSGALGLGAGYLSDDAEVDAANRKGAEERAAEGAKLAEEAGLTATSRIAERREGIAEAVLHEAAELDADLIVTGSRGLTGVRSVLLGSVSHALLQHADRPVTVVPSPAVVDERRRRAQG, from the coding sequence ATGATCCTGGTGTCCTACGACGGCTCCGACGACGCCCGCGCGGCGATCGCCCACGTCGGCCGCACCATGCCCGGCGCCGAGGTGACCGTGCTGACGGTCTGGGAGCCCTTCATGAGCCAGATGGCGCGCAGCGGGGCCCTCGGCCTCGGCGCCGGCTACCTCAGCGACGACGCCGAGGTCGACGCGGCCAACCGCAAGGGCGCGGAGGAGCGCGCCGCCGAGGGCGCGAAGCTGGCCGAGGAGGCCGGGCTGACGGCGACCTCGCGCATCGCCGAGCGCCGCGAGGGCATCGCCGAGGCCGTCCTGCACGAGGCCGCCGAGCTCGACGCCGACCTGATCGTCACCGGCTCCCGCGGCCTGACGGGCGTCCGCTCCGTCCTGCTCGGGTCCGTCTCGCACGCGCTGCTGCAGCACGCCGACCGCCCGGTGACGGTGGTGCCGTCCCCGGCCGTGGTCGACGAGCGCCGCCGCCGCGCGCAGGGCTGA